From the genome of Nakamurella flavida:
GTGGCATCGCGCCGACGCCGTCGTCGAAGCCAATCAGCGCTTCGAGAAGGCCGGCCTCGAGCTGGTACGCATCGACCAGGGTCTTCAAGAGTTCTGTGCAGAGAACGCACACAGGGCTCCGCACCAGTACCACCGTGATCCGACGGACAGGGCAGATCAGTACCTCCGTCGTTTCACCGCACCCCACACGCGGCCCCTCGCCGCGCCCGCTGATCTCGAGCTCGGCCGCCCAGCACGATGACTCGCTGGTCACGCCACCCCGCGGTGAGGACGGACGACCAGTCCTCTCCATGACGGAACCCCCGGGAGACCCCACCGGCTCACGTCCCCCAGCGGCGGTGGGCTCACGTCGTGTCGGCGTCGGCGGCCGTAGCCCGGCGAATGCTCAGCCGGGCTGTGCGGCCCGGTCGTGACACTGCGGCCTGGGCATCGGGGACGTCCCGGTCAGCGACAGTCATCCCCCAGCGTCCCATTTCGCGGTCGACGATCACCGCGGACAGGGGACCTGTCCCCCGTCACCCCTCCTCGAGCGTCTGCGTCCCGGTGATGGTGAGCCCGTACCCCTGGATGCCGACCCGGGCGACCGGACGGTTGGTGAGCAGGCGCATGGAGCGCACGCCGAGGTCGACGAGCACCTGCGCGCCCAGCCCGTAGAGCTTGGGGTCCTGGGTGGGCGGGGCGTCGTGGTCCTGGCCGTGGTCGGCCCGTTCCAGGTTGGTCAGGTGGTTGAGCAGATCGGTGTGGTCGGACGCGGCACCGCGGATGTACAGCAGCACCCCACGGCCCTCCTGCTCGATCGCCGTCATGGCCGACCGGAGCTGGTCCCCGCAGGTGCAGCGGCCGGAGCGGAACACGTCGCCCAGGACGCACTCGGCGTGCACCCGGACGAGAACGTCCTCGCCGTCACCGATCTCGCCGGTGACCAGGGCGACGAACTCCCGCTCGTCGACGGTGCTGGCGTACCCGACCGCCTGGAACGGGCCCTGCGGCAGCGGCAACCGGGCCGAGGCCAGCCGGCGGACCTGCACGTCGGAGGCCCGGATGTGCGCGATGAGATCGGCGATGCTGACCAGGGCCAACCCGTGCTCCCGAGCGAAGCGGGCCAGATCGGGCAGCCGGGCCATGCTGCCGTCGTCGTTGACGACCTCCGCGATGCCGGCGACCGGGGTGAGCCCGGCCAGCCGGGCCAGGTCGACGGCGGCCTCGGTGTGCCCGGGCCGCACCAGCACGCCCCCGTCACGGGCCCGCAGCGGGAACACGTGCCCGGGGCGGGTGAAGGACGCCACGGTGGCGTCCGGCGCGGCCAGCTGCCGGATGGTGAACGCGCGGTCGGCGGCGGAGATGCCCGTGTCCGGGACATCGGTGGCGTCCACCGACACGGTGTATGCGGTGCCCTTGCGGTCCTCGTTGACGGCGTGCATGGGCGGCAGACCCAGCCGGTCGCAGATCTCCCCCGGCAGCGGGACGCACACCACACCGGAGGAGTACCGGATGACGAAGGCCACCGCCTCGGTCGACACCTGCTCGGCGGCGAAGATGAAATCGCCCTCGTTCTCGCGGTTCTCGTCGTCGACGACGATGATCACCCGCCCGGCCGCGAGCTCGGCCACGGCGAACTCGATGGTGTCGAGCCGGACCTCGGCGGTGTCCTGGGGCTGGCTGGTCAACGTCTCTCTCCTTCGGTCGCGGAGGCCGGTGCCCCC
Proteins encoded in this window:
- the ribB gene encoding 3,4-dihydroxy-2-butanone-4-phosphate synthase, with protein sequence MTSQPQDTAEVRLDTIEFAVAELAAGRVIIVVDDENRENEGDFIFAAEQVSTEAVAFVIRYSSGVVCVPLPGEICDRLGLPPMHAVNEDRKGTAYTVSVDATDVPDTGISAADRAFTIRQLAAPDATVASFTRPGHVFPLRARDGGVLVRPGHTEAAVDLARLAGLTPVAGIAEVVNDDGSMARLPDLARFAREHGLALVSIADLIAHIRASDVQVRRLASARLPLPQGPFQAVGYASTVDEREFVALVTGEIGDGEDVLVRVHAECVLGDVFRSGRCTCGDQLRSAMTAIEQEGRGVLLYIRGAASDHTDLLNHLTNLERADHGQDHDAPPTQDPKLYGLGAQVLVDLGVRSMRLLTNRPVARVGIQGYGLTITGTQTLEEG